The following proteins come from a genomic window of Nitrospira sp.:
- a CDS encoding Proteasome subunit alpha, bacterial encodes MPMPYYVSPEQMMQDKAEYAKKGIAKGRSIIAMEYIDGILLTADNPSASLHKVSEIYDNIAFAGAGKYSEFENLRKAGIRHADLRGFMYSREDVTGRSLANGYSQSLGTVFSQEMKPLEVEILVVQAGTDHHSNEIFRISFDGSIIDEKNFAVIGGRSEAVQTLLKEKSPGQIPPLDAALKLCVAALEQTANQKLQPEGLEVAVLDRTRTGRKFRRLLITDVRHILIP; translated from the coding sequence ATGCCGATGCCCTATTACGTATCCCCCGAACAGATGATGCAGGATAAGGCTGAGTATGCCAAGAAGGGGATCGCCAAAGGCCGCTCGATCATCGCGATGGAGTATATCGACGGCATTCTGTTGACGGCGGATAATCCGAGCGCCTCGCTGCACAAGGTTTCGGAAATCTACGATAACATCGCGTTTGCGGGAGCCGGTAAGTACAGCGAGTTTGAAAACCTTCGAAAGGCGGGTATCCGCCACGCCGATCTGAGAGGATTCATGTATAGCAGGGAAGATGTGACCGGCCGCTCGCTCGCAAACGGGTATTCGCAAAGCCTGGGGACCGTGTTCAGCCAGGAAATGAAACCGCTTGAGGTTGAGATTCTCGTAGTGCAGGCCGGCACCGATCATCACTCGAACGAAATCTTCCGTATTTCGTTCGACGGCAGCATCATCGACGAGAAGAACTTTGCGGTGATCGGCGGAAGGTCTGAAGCGGTACAAACCCTGTTGAAAGAAAAAAGCCCCGGCCAGATTCCGCCCCTGGACGCTGCGTTGAAGCTGTGTGTTGCGGCGCTGGAGCAGACGGCCAATCAAAAGCTGCAGCCGGAAGGGTTAGAAGTCGCGGTCTTGGACCGGACTCGTACCGGCAGAAAGTTTCGGCGGTTATTGATCACGGACGTTCGACACATCCTCATTCCTTGA
- a CDS encoding Thiamin-phosphate pyrophosphorylase: MPPVDFRLLLVTDRTQAGDRSLPSLIRQAVGAGLPAVQLRERDLSTRELLPLAHEIRSITASYAVPLIVNDRVDLLMALNFDGVHLRSDSLSPILVRQLIGPRRLIGISTHSVEDVRRANQDGADYVVFGPIFETPSKRPFGPPLGLHLLADVCRQSSIPVLAIGGITCERVRDVRRTGAHGVAVIAALLSRDDIGEAVREFKHALET; encoded by the coding sequence ATGCCTCCGGTAGATTTTCGCCTGCTGCTCGTCACTGACAGAACCCAAGCAGGCGATCGATCTCTTCCCTCTCTTATCCGTCAGGCGGTCGGCGCCGGGTTGCCTGCTGTACAGTTGCGGGAACGGGATCTATCCACCCGCGAATTGCTTCCGCTGGCGCATGAAATCCGGTCGATCACGGCATCGTACGCCGTTCCTTTGATCGTCAATGATCGCGTTGATCTGCTGATGGCACTGAATTTTGACGGCGTGCATCTTCGATCCGACAGTCTGTCTCCCATCCTTGTGCGACAGCTGATTGGACCACGTCGATTGATCGGAATCTCCACCCATTCGGTCGAGGATGTGCGACGTGCGAATCAAGACGGTGCCGATTATGTCGTGTTTGGTCCTATCTTTGAAACTCCGTCGAAGCGTCCGTTCGGACCCCCGCTTGGGCTGCATCTGCTTGCCGATGTCTGCCGCCAATCGTCCATCCCGGTGCTAGCCATTGGAGGAATCACTTGCGAACGAGTACGCGACGTTCGCCGAACCGGCGCTCACGGGGTTGCCGTGATCGCAGCGCTGTTGTCTCGTGATGACATCGGCGAAGCCGTCCGAGAGTTCAAACATGCTCTGGAAACGTGA
- a CDS encoding Thiazole synthase codes for MTDDRLVIAGHEFKSRLWVGTGKYKDFVETQKAIEASGADVVTVAVRRVNITDRSRDNLLDYIDPKKYTILPNTAGCYTVEDAVRYSRLARAAGVSDLVKLEVLGDERTLFPDTAGLIEAAKILIKEGFIVLPYTNDDPIVAKKLVDIGCPAVMPLAAPIGSGLGIRNPYNLKIIMETVKVPIIVDAGVGTASDAALAMEYGADAVLMNTAIAGAQDPLAMAEAMKHAVHAGRLAYKAGRIPRKLYATASSPIEGML; via the coding sequence ATGACGGACGATCGGCTGGTGATTGCGGGGCATGAATTCAAATCCCGGTTATGGGTTGGAACGGGAAAATATAAAGACTTTGTCGAGACGCAAAAGGCCATTGAAGCGTCCGGTGCCGATGTCGTGACAGTCGCGGTTCGTCGGGTGAATATCACCGATCGATCGAGGGACAATCTGCTGGATTACATCGACCCGAAGAAATACACGATTCTGCCCAACACAGCCGGATGCTATACCGTGGAGGATGCGGTACGATACTCACGCTTGGCTCGCGCGGCAGGTGTTTCCGATTTGGTAAAGCTGGAAGTGCTCGGTGACGAGAGGACGTTGTTCCCGGATACGGCCGGTTTGATCGAAGCGGCCAAGATCCTCATCAAGGAAGGATTTATCGTCCTTCCGTACACGAATGACGATCCGATTGTCGCGAAGAAGCTCGTGGATATCGGATGTCCGGCGGTCATGCCTTTGGCTGCACCTATCGGATCCGGGCTCGGCATCCGTAATCCGTACAACCTGAAAATCATCATGGAAACCGTCAAGGTGCCGATTATCGTGGATGCCGGTGTCGGAACCGCGTCGGACGCAGCCTTGGCGATGGAATACGGCGCCGATGCGGTGCTCATGAATACGGCCATTGCCGGTGCGCAGGATCCGCTTGCCATGGCGGAAGCGATGAAACATGCGGTCCATGCCGGTCGTCTGGCTTACAAGGCCGGTCGCATTCCCAGGAAACTTTATGCGACGGCCAGTAGCCCGATTGAAGGGATGCTCTGA
- a CDS encoding Pup ligase PafA, possible component of postulated heterodimer PafA-PafA' has product MTSAGPMKQRIFGLENEYGLIFSPNGRIYLPMEKVLGYIFEGLIPNSWPSNAFLVNGARFYQDTGCHPEYSTPECDNILDLVVHDKAGERLLEACLPAAEERLREEGLSGEIYIFKNNTDSLGNTYGCHENFLMRRDVDFWKVTEQLIPFFVTRQVFSGAGKVLKVSGKPQYFVSQRAQHIHEKTSSSTTSSRSIINTRDEPHSDAERYRRLHIIVGDSNMSEYATYLKVGTAALVLSMIEEGYTVHGLELEDPVKAIREVSRDPTLKKKVKLDDGRQMTAIEIQLTYLKRAREYLHQQAHDPLLDDVWEKWERMLQRLEEDPMQLIHQVDWITKKHLIQSYVDKKDCGWDDPRVFLLDLQFHDVKRTRGLYYLMESRGLIERVVEEEAVQRAMSTPPQTTRAKVRGDFIRFARAKNRSYTVDWTYLKLNGYWEETILCMDPFSAVNRRVEELISQVSGGRFYR; this is encoded by the coding sequence ATGACGTCTGCCGGTCCTATGAAACAACGGATATTCGGCCTCGAGAACGAATACGGCCTCATTTTTTCACCTAACGGCCGTATCTATCTCCCCATGGAGAAAGTCCTGGGGTACATCTTTGAAGGACTGATCCCGAACAGCTGGCCATCGAACGCCTTCTTGGTCAACGGAGCCCGGTTTTATCAAGACACCGGTTGCCATCCTGAATACTCGACGCCGGAGTGTGACAACATCCTTGACCTCGTGGTGCACGATAAAGCGGGCGAGCGATTGCTGGAAGCCTGTTTGCCTGCAGCGGAGGAGCGGCTTCGAGAGGAAGGGTTGTCCGGAGAAATCTATATTTTCAAGAATAACACGGATTCTCTGGGGAATACCTACGGATGCCATGAAAACTTCCTCATGCGGCGCGATGTCGATTTCTGGAAAGTCACCGAACAATTGATCCCATTTTTCGTGACCCGGCAGGTGTTCAGCGGGGCTGGCAAAGTATTAAAAGTATCCGGAAAGCCGCAATATTTCGTCTCTCAGCGCGCGCAACATATCCACGAGAAGACATCATCGTCGACAACGTCTTCCCGAAGCATCATCAATACCCGCGACGAGCCCCATTCGGACGCCGAACGGTATCGGCGGCTCCATATCATCGTCGGGGATTCCAACATGTCGGAGTATGCCACCTACCTCAAAGTGGGAACGGCCGCGCTCGTCTTGTCGATGATTGAAGAAGGGTATACGGTCCATGGGTTGGAACTGGAGGATCCCGTCAAGGCGATCCGAGAAGTCTCGCGGGATCCGACATTGAAGAAAAAAGTGAAACTCGATGACGGCAGACAGATGACCGCCATTGAAATTCAACTGACCTATCTCAAGAGGGCCAGAGAGTATTTACATCAACAGGCGCATGATCCCCTCCTCGACGATGTGTGGGAGAAGTGGGAACGGATGCTTCAGCGGCTTGAAGAAGATCCGATGCAACTCATCCATCAGGTCGATTGGATCACGAAGAAACATTTGATCCAATCCTACGTGGATAAGAAGGATTGCGGGTGGGACGACCCAAGAGTGTTCCTTCTTGATTTGCAATTCCATGACGTGAAGCGGACGAGAGGGTTGTATTATCTGATGGAATCTCGGGGTCTCATCGAACGAGTCGTCGAAGAGGAGGCTGTCCAGCGAGCGATGTCCACTCCACCTCAAACGACAAGGGCCAAGGTTCGTGGGGACTTCATCCGGTTCGCTCGTGCCAAGAATCGGTCCTATACGGTCGATTGGACGTATCTGAAGCTGAACGGCTATTGGGAAGAAACCATTCTCTGCATGGACCCCTTCAGTGCGGTGAATCGGCGCGTCGAAGAACTGATTTCTCAAGTGTCCGGGGGGCGGTTTTATCGATGA
- a CDS encoding Bacterial proteasome-activating AAA-ATPase (PAN), whose amino-acid sequence MAESKGQPNRLRSLRDSVKKITKRLSEGNGEMIHKNDEHAREMDKLRVQIQSMEEEIRRLYQSRYQLDQANKQNEKLVATLQEAKAQIEALRTEVEKLTAPPSAYAIFSSMNADGTGNVYVSGRKMKVSLHPSIKRHELRKGQEVVLNEALNVIEVKGFDSQGEVVRLKDVLEGGRALVTLHFDEEKVAELGEPLLAERLSVGDHLLYDPRSGYVIEKLPKSEAEELVLEEVPDVDYEHIGGLQKELEQVRDAVELPFLHPHVFSEYKLSAPKGVLLYGPPGCGKTLIAKAVANSIAKKLGHRTGKEIRSYFLHVKGPELLNKYVGESERQVREVFKKAKERAEDGHPVIVFFDEMDALFRTRGTGISSDIESTIVPQFLSEIDGVERLRNVIVIGASNRQDLIDPAVLRAGRLDVKVKVGRPDATAARDIFSKYISTDLPFAAEDLERHGGDRHALVDRLTALTVETMYAASEENKFIEVTYANGEKEVLYFRDFASGALIEGIVSRAKKFAVKRVIASEGAGLRPDDLIRAIREEFKEHEDLPNTTNPDDWAKVAGKKGEKIIHIRTISGGPTEHRQIETISTGHYL is encoded by the coding sequence ATGGCGGAAAGCAAGGGTCAGCCAAATCGACTCCGGTCCCTCCGAGATTCCGTCAAGAAGATTACGAAGCGGCTGTCTGAGGGAAATGGGGAGATGATTCACAAGAACGACGAACACGCACGCGAAATGGACAAGCTTCGCGTTCAGATTCAGTCGATGGAGGAAGAAATCCGTCGGCTTTACCAATCACGCTACCAACTCGATCAGGCCAATAAGCAGAACGAAAAACTCGTGGCCACGCTGCAAGAAGCGAAGGCCCAGATCGAGGCACTGCGTACCGAGGTTGAAAAACTGACGGCGCCGCCGTCGGCGTATGCCATTTTTTCCAGCATGAATGCGGACGGTACCGGAAATGTCTATGTGTCAGGACGAAAAATGAAGGTCAGCCTTCATCCTTCGATCAAGCGCCATGAGTTGCGGAAGGGACAAGAAGTGGTCCTGAATGAGGCGCTCAATGTGATCGAGGTCAAAGGATTCGACAGTCAGGGAGAGGTGGTTCGACTCAAAGACGTGCTGGAAGGTGGGCGGGCATTGGTCACTCTTCATTTTGATGAGGAGAAGGTGGCCGAGCTCGGCGAGCCGCTGCTCGCTGAGCGGTTAAGTGTGGGGGATCATCTGTTATATGATCCTCGTTCCGGGTACGTCATCGAGAAATTGCCGAAATCCGAAGCAGAAGAGCTCGTGTTGGAAGAAGTTCCGGATGTCGATTATGAGCACATCGGAGGTCTTCAGAAGGAATTGGAACAGGTGCGCGATGCCGTCGAACTTCCGTTCCTGCATCCACACGTGTTCTCCGAGTATAAACTCAGCGCACCGAAAGGGGTCCTACTCTATGGTCCACCGGGTTGCGGGAAGACGTTGATCGCCAAAGCCGTCGCTAATTCGATCGCCAAGAAATTAGGCCATCGGACGGGCAAAGAAATTCGGAGCTACTTTCTTCATGTGAAAGGCCCAGAATTGCTCAATAAATATGTCGGGGAGTCGGAGCGCCAGGTGCGTGAGGTATTTAAGAAGGCGAAAGAGCGGGCCGAGGACGGTCATCCGGTGATCGTATTTTTCGATGAGATGGATGCGCTCTTCAGAACCCGTGGGACAGGGATCTCCTCGGATATCGAGTCGACGATTGTTCCCCAGTTTCTTTCCGAGATCGATGGAGTCGAACGATTGCGCAACGTCATCGTCATTGGGGCCAGCAACCGCCAAGATTTGATCGATCCCGCGGTACTCCGCGCCGGCCGGTTGGACGTTAAGGTCAAAGTGGGGCGACCGGATGCCACGGCTGCTCGTGACATTTTCTCGAAGTACATCTCGACGGATCTCCCTTTTGCCGCCGAAGACCTGGAACGGCATGGAGGCGATCGACACGCTCTGGTCGATCGATTGACGGCCCTGACGGTTGAGACCATGTATGCAGCCAGTGAAGAAAATAAGTTCATTGAAGTGACCTATGCCAACGGCGAAAAGGAAGTCCTGTACTTCCGCGACTTTGCTAGCGGTGCCCTGATTGAAGGAATCGTTTCGCGCGCGAAAAAATTTGCCGTGAAGCGCGTGATCGCGTCGGAGGGAGCCGGCCTGCGACCGGACGACTTGATCCGCGCCATCCGTGAGGAGTTCAAGGAACACGAGGACCTTCCCAATACGACCAATCCTGACGATTGGGCGAAAGTCGCCGGCAAGAAGGGCGAGAAGATCATTCATATTCGAACCATCAGTGGTGGGCCCACCGAACATCGGCAGATTGAAACTATCAGTACCGGTCACTACCTGTAA
- a CDS encoding Peptidase M23B — protein sequence MKPVVYLHHAPGTMPAGWVLGIAILFAGCLFLDLLPGSVATAQGADGRYTGKQGEIIVVKVPVDDSATSVQGKFLGRSISFFPDTRLEEPRGFLGLLGIDLQDEPGTHELLVELKTAEQNRTLRYSVVVVKEKFHVEHLTLPKDKVDLDERSLARWKAEQEQVKAALISDSATKLWQPGFVEPVSGKRTGIFGSMRIMNGHARNPHNGEDIGAPLGTPVAATNDGVVRLIVDHIFSGKGVFLDHGLGFYSMYFHLSEVLVKDGDRVKTGQIVGKVGATGRATGPHLHWGVKLNGARVNPYALLDLPFKGAVRSAASEPSGDPTSSVGAPAP from the coding sequence ATGAAGCCGGTGGTGTATCTGCATCACGCACCAGGTACCATGCCGGCAGGGTGGGTATTGGGCATCGCCATTCTGTTCGCCGGTTGCCTGTTCCTCGACCTTCTTCCAGGTTCTGTCGCGACAGCGCAAGGCGCCGATGGCCGTTATACCGGGAAACAGGGAGAAATTATTGTCGTCAAGGTCCCCGTCGATGATTCGGCTACCAGTGTGCAGGGGAAATTCCTGGGGCGATCCATCAGCTTCTTCCCCGACACGCGACTCGAAGAACCGAGAGGATTTCTCGGATTGCTCGGGATAGACTTGCAAGACGAGCCGGGAACTCATGAACTGCTCGTCGAGCTGAAGACGGCTGAGCAGAATCGTACGCTCCGCTACAGCGTCGTAGTCGTCAAAGAGAAATTTCACGTCGAACACCTTACACTTCCCAAAGACAAGGTCGATCTTGATGAAAGAAGCTTGGCGCGCTGGAAGGCTGAGCAAGAGCAGGTAAAAGCGGCATTGATCAGCGATTCTGCGACAAAGTTATGGCAGCCGGGTTTCGTGGAGCCGGTGAGCGGCAAGCGAACCGGCATCTTCGGCAGCATGAGAATCATGAACGGCCACGCGAGGAATCCGCACAACGGTGAAGACATCGGCGCTCCGCTGGGTACCCCCGTCGCCGCGACCAATGATGGGGTGGTACGACTCATCGTCGATCATATTTTCTCGGGAAAGGGCGTATTTTTGGACCACGGGTTGGGTTTCTATTCGATGTATTTTCATCTGTCCGAAGTCCTGGTCAAGGACGGCGATCGCGTGAAGACCGGGCAGATCGTCGGAAAAGTGGGAGCGACCGGTCGGGCCACCGGTCCGCATCTCCATTGGGGGGTGAAACTCAATGGCGCGCGCGTCAACCCCTATGCCTTGCTGGATCTGCCGTTTAAAGGTGCAGTGCGGTCGGCGGCTTCTGAACCATCTGGTGATCCAACTTCCAGCGTAGGTGCGCCGGCTCCATAG
- a CDS encoding proteasome accessory factor PafA2 family protein has translation MRVLGTETEFGIAAKDPSAIDPVSGSFAVIGHYPRLPAPGALWDYENENPLLDARGFEVDGERERPNPDYNRQLNKVLANGGRLYVDGAHPEYSTPECSNAREVVAFERVGERILAACLHEMARVRGCEQYVLYKNNSDGKGNSYGYHENYLVSRSVPFDKIARVLTPFLVTRPIFAGAGKVGAENQTSPAEYQISQRADFFECLMDLNTMVKRPIINTRDEPHADAARFRRLHVITGDANMAELSTYLKVGTLDIVLDLLESGADLPEFELDEPVRAFKQVSRDLDVKETVKLTGGRPTTALAVQRAYLSAAKTFFASQDHSPTTHDVLLRWEDVLNRLDRDPRLLENELDWVAKRHMIESYMERKGCGWDDPRMRLMDLQYHDVRPDKGLFYTLERSRLIERIVEENDIQRAELNPPTGTRAYFRGRCVSKFAKALYGASWTSVLFDIGNTTIKKVPLMDPHRGTQTLTRELLDTTDSVDALIEKLKV, from the coding sequence ATGCGCGTGCTCGGCACTGAAACCGAGTTCGGCATCGCGGCAAAAGATCCATCTGCAATAGACCCTGTGTCGGGCTCATTCGCCGTGATCGGACATTACCCGAGACTCCCGGCTCCTGGGGCTCTGTGGGATTACGAGAACGAAAATCCCCTTTTAGATGCCAGGGGATTTGAAGTTGACGGCGAGCGGGAACGTCCCAATCCCGATTATAATCGGCAACTGAACAAGGTGTTGGCGAACGGGGGACGCTTATATGTCGATGGCGCTCATCCGGAGTACTCGACGCCGGAGTGTTCGAATGCCAGGGAGGTTGTGGCGTTCGAACGAGTCGGAGAGCGTATTCTTGCTGCATGCCTTCATGAAATGGCCCGGGTGAGGGGATGCGAACAGTATGTCCTGTACAAGAATAACTCCGACGGCAAGGGCAACAGCTATGGATATCACGAAAACTATTTAGTTTCGCGCTCCGTGCCGTTCGACAAGATCGCGCGAGTGTTGACGCCGTTCCTTGTCACACGACCGATCTTCGCCGGGGCAGGAAAAGTCGGAGCTGAGAATCAGACCAGCCCGGCGGAATATCAAATTTCGCAGCGCGCCGACTTTTTTGAATGCCTCATGGACCTCAACACGATGGTCAAACGGCCCATCATCAATACACGGGACGAACCGCATGCCGATGCGGCAAGATTTCGGAGGCTCCATGTCATCACGGGCGACGCCAACATGGCGGAACTCTCCACCTACCTGAAGGTGGGAACGTTGGACATCGTCCTGGATTTGCTTGAGTCAGGAGCCGATCTGCCTGAGTTCGAACTGGACGAGCCGGTTCGCGCGTTCAAGCAAGTGTCCCGCGATCTGGATGTGAAAGAAACCGTGAAACTGACCGGTGGAAGGCCTACCACGGCTCTTGCCGTCCAGCGGGCGTACCTGAGCGCCGCCAAGACGTTTTTTGCTTCGCAGGATCATAGCCCTACCACTCATGATGTGTTGCTCCGCTGGGAGGATGTGTTGAATCGGCTCGATCGCGATCCACGGTTATTGGAGAACGAGTTGGATTGGGTCGCCAAACGTCACATGATCGAGTCCTACATGGAACGTAAAGGCTGCGGATGGGATGATCCCCGAATGAGGCTGATGGATCTCCAATATCATGATGTCCGTCCGGACAAGGGGTTGTTCTATACGCTGGAGCGCAGTCGCCTCATCGAGCGGATTGTCGAGGAAAACGATATTCAACGAGCGGAGCTCAATCCACCGACGGGTACCAGGGCCTATTTTCGCGGGCGGTGTGTCAGTAAGTTTGCCAAGGCGTTGTACGGGGCCAGTTGGACGTCGGTGCTGTTCGACATCGGCAATACGACGATCAAGAAGGTGCCTCTGATGGACCCCCATCGAGGGACGCAGACATTGACACGAGAGTTGCTCGATACGACCGATTCGGTCGATGCCCTGATCGAAAAACTCAAGGTTTGA
- a CDS encoding dNTP triphosphohydrolase, broad substrate specificity produces the protein MESADRPNAPYDGSALIADPIHKYVTFTVPYAQPDPHEHTEKDLIDSPWVQRLRYIYQLQSARWVYPSAEHTRFVHSLGTMHVAGRFARHLYPFLKKAVKDVPSANFVEELLRVTALVHDIGHGPFCHFFDDNFLHAHGLTHERLGQIIIREHLAPLIRKIRRSPSGPFAKGEELNPEQIAHLILKEKGKDNSRLPRWLNMLQPVISGSYTGDNLDYVLRDSYMCGVAVGPVDLTRLIHYTIVTEKGFTIHKTGLPSLQMFLNTRMYLYSNVYFHRTTRAIDIHLRDIFGRTMQLLCPNDPRKNMEKYRNLTDWSLFEEVRGWRQSRHKARRQLGQEWARILGRDVKWKMAYSTTLKEKGQERGMAFPSHRHFELQIAKELPSGLRRLPFRVDMALLDPRPDPKDHRGHPLYVYDPGTGQVSTEPLEEFLDLLPTRLIQFRIYSPDHHHDAALSQAAATVLNKTPTSLESNY, from the coding sequence ATGGAATCGGCAGACCGACCGAACGCTCCGTATGATGGATCGGCGCTTATCGCGGACCCCATCCACAAATACGTCACCTTCACCGTCCCGTATGCTCAGCCTGATCCCCATGAGCACACCGAAAAAGACCTGATCGACTCCCCCTGGGTTCAGCGGCTGCGATACATCTACCAGCTGCAGAGTGCCCGCTGGGTCTATCCCTCGGCTGAACATACCCGATTCGTGCATTCTCTCGGGACGATGCACGTGGCGGGACGATTCGCCAGACATCTGTATCCATTCCTCAAGAAAGCCGTCAAAGACGTGCCGTCGGCAAATTTCGTCGAAGAACTCTTGCGGGTGACGGCCTTGGTTCATGATATCGGACACGGTCCGTTTTGCCATTTTTTCGACGACAATTTTCTTCATGCCCATGGCCTGACCCATGAACGGTTGGGCCAGATCATCATCCGGGAACATTTGGCTCCTCTCATCAGAAAAATCCGCCGAAGCCCATCCGGCCCCTTCGCGAAAGGGGAAGAATTGAATCCCGAGCAGATTGCCCATCTGATCCTCAAGGAGAAAGGCAAGGACAATTCCCGCCTCCCTCGTTGGTTGAACATGCTTCAGCCCGTGATCTCCGGGAGTTATACCGGCGACAATCTGGACTATGTCCTGCGGGACTCCTATATGTGCGGTGTAGCGGTCGGCCCGGTCGATCTGACGAGGTTGATTCATTACACGATCGTGACGGAAAAAGGATTCACCATTCACAAAACCGGCCTTCCGTCCCTCCAAATGTTCCTGAATACCAGGATGTACCTCTACTCCAATGTCTATTTCCATCGCACCACCAGAGCCATCGACATCCATCTGCGGGACATCTTCGGCCGGACGATGCAGCTCCTCTGTCCGAACGATCCGCGCAAGAATATGGAGAAGTATCGGAATCTGACCGATTGGTCGCTCTTTGAGGAAGTCCGAGGATGGAGGCAGTCTCGCCACAAAGCCCGTCGCCAGTTAGGACAAGAGTGGGCACGGATCTTAGGCCGAGATGTCAAATGGAAAATGGCCTACAGCACGACGTTAAAAGAAAAAGGACAGGAACGCGGTATGGCGTTTCCCAGCCATCGGCATTTTGAGCTGCAGATTGCCAAAGAGCTGCCCTCCGGCTTGAGGCGTCTGCCGTTCCGCGTGGACATGGCCCTGTTGGATCCACGGCCTGACCCAAAAGACCACCGTGGACACCCCCTTTACGTGTATGATCCCGGGACAGGTCAGGTTTCAACCGAGCCGCTGGAAGAATTCTTAGACCTTTTACCCACGAGACTCATCCAGTTTCGAATCTATTCTCCGGATCACCACCACGACGCCGCCTTGTCGCAAGCTGCGGCAACTGTCCTCAATAAGACACCGACCAGCCTCGAATCCAACTATTAA
- a CDS encoding Proteasome subunit beta, bacterial → MKLPYLPDHDGSSFFDFVSTHHPELALRSHGTAAVHDQMRAVGPVAVPSATTVLALKYQQGVVIAGDRRATEGFQIADRRIEKVFKIDDWSAMAIAGAAGPCIEMAKLFQTELEHYEKLEGMPLSCEGKANKLGQMVKANLPMVFQGLVVMPLYTGYDVKRAEGRIFKYDITGGRYEESDYHAIGSGGKDARNTMREHFRRGLSEQDALKLALLSLYNAADDDVGTGGPDLIRGIYPTAKFVTAQGITDVSDDKLRAVYDEMMTARRSRET, encoded by the coding sequence ATGAAGCTGCCCTACCTTCCCGACCACGACGGATCCAGTTTTTTTGACTTTGTCTCAACACATCATCCTGAGTTGGCCTTGCGAAGCCACGGAACGGCGGCGGTTCACGACCAGATGCGCGCCGTTGGGCCGGTCGCCGTACCCTCCGCCACGACGGTGCTGGCGCTCAAGTATCAGCAGGGTGTCGTGATCGCCGGAGACCGCCGAGCCACGGAAGGGTTTCAGATCGCGGATCGCCGCATCGAAAAAGTCTTCAAGATTGACGACTGGTCGGCCATGGCGATCGCGGGGGCGGCCGGTCCCTGCATCGAGATGGCCAAGTTATTTCAGACCGAGTTGGAACATTATGAAAAACTCGAAGGCATGCCGCTCTCCTGTGAAGGGAAGGCCAATAAACTTGGGCAGATGGTCAAGGCCAATCTTCCGATGGTGTTTCAGGGACTGGTCGTCATGCCGTTGTACACCGGGTATGACGTGAAACGAGCCGAGGGCCGCATCTTCAAGTACGACATCACCGGCGGACGGTACGAAGAGTCGGATTACCATGCGATCGGTTCCGGTGGAAAAGATGCCCGTAACACGATGCGCGAGCATTTTCGGAGAGGTCTTTCCGAGCAGGACGCGCTCAAGTTGGCTTTGTTGTCGCTCTATAATGCCGCGGATGATGATGTCGGTACGGGCGGACCGGACCTGATACGAGGCATCTATCCGACCGCCAAGTTTGTGACCGCTCAGGGCATCACCGATGTCTCCGATGACAAACTGAGAGCTGTGTATGACGAGATGATGACCGCACGCCGTTCAAGGGAGACGTAA